In Gadus morhua chromosome 5, gadMor3.0, whole genome shotgun sequence, the genomic stretch TGTGggtatgggagggggggggggggttgctttaGTTCGCTCTATGCCAGGGCTATAGAATTgagaccagccccccccccctctccctccctgctcggGCCTTGTATAGAATGAggcgcccccaccaccaccaccctccacctcctcctcctcctcctccaccgaaCAAAGGGCTCTGCTCACGGTGAAGGGGGTAGCTGGCGTCAGAGCGGTCGGCATATGGTGGACCGGtcgacagcccccccccccccccccctcccccgtacTCAGTACACACTTCAGCGAGGTGTTTTGCATACAGGTGGGCGCTGCTACCTTGTTtaatgccccccccacccctgccccGCTTTGTTAAGGGATCCGGTCAACCAGTGTTGAATcccacttcctcttcccctcctccccccccccccccccctcccgctcccccCTGTGTGGTGTCTGCCAGCGTCGGCTAGTTCCTCGTTTCATTCGTTTACGACCTGTAGAACACACTTCCTTCCCGTTTCGCCCCCGCAATCCCTTCAAAGAACGCTTCgtcccttatttatttttatttctattttacttatttgttgattttttttttgtcttgtggTCTTGATTGATTGAATGTTTCTTCCGCCTCCCCATTGGCCGCTCCCTAACGACCCCTTAATTGCCCCCTCTGCCTCCAGGTTTGAAAGGGCCATCCAGAAGTCCAGCAACGTCATCAACGGGTACGTTGTTCCCCTCCCGACGTCGTTGACCGTTAGTTGTGATCGGCCCGTATTGATCGGCCCGTATTGATCGGAAACACGGCCACCCTGGGGAGGTGAATCAATGAGGTCACCGATCCAAGGTGTTTATTGATCCTATtttaacctgcccccccccccccccctcctcttctcccctccccctcacaggAAGATGCCCATTCGCAGAATCCAGTCGTTGCCTGTAAGTAGATCCCCATGACTGTAGAATCGACCCATCAGTCCTCACACTAGCACCATAAGATAACCTACCAGATAAATAAGGGGCTCGACACAAGAGAAAATGGTAATGTTTTAGTTTTCACACCGTTGGCCCTCCAGCCCATCCCTGCAGAAATGcgtattataaaatataatacgAAAGTGAAAGTGTTAATATAAAGTGATTTGGTGGCTCCAGCCTCTCGTATGCATGGCCTTCAGCAGCCAATgctttggaggggggggggggggggtcttgcgTTTAGGGAGGCGTGGGTGTCTTGCGTTTAGGGAGGCGTGGGTTCTGcttggggagtgggggggggtctggtgttAGTAGGGGGTCCTGTTTGGGGAGGGGGAGTCCTGTGTGGGGAGGTCTACAGGTAGCCTGTGGACAATGGGGTCGGAGCCCAGAAGCTTTGATCCGGAGGTCAAACACGGAACTGATCCCGGGTGGTCCAGGTTGTGGGACGTCACCAGGTTCATGGGACCCCGacacctctcaccccctcctctttgtctcccccccctcccaggtccAGTTCCTCAGCTTCAGCCCAGAGCTGCGGGGGCAGGCGCCCGACCCCAAGCGCTTCGGGGTGTTCGCCCCGCTGACGCCCGGCGACGGCCACCCTGAGAAGGAGAACATCCCAGAGGTGGGTGAGCCTGCCGCGATGGCGTGCCGTGTTAGCCTGCTGGTTAGCATGCAGGGTTTGGAACGCCGCGTTAGCCTGCCGTGTTGGTCTGTCGCGTTAGCCTGCTGGTTAGCCTGCCGTGTTAGCCTGCCGCATTAGCCTGCTGCGTTAGCGCGCCACGTTAGCCTGCCGTGTTAGCATGCGGCGTTGACGTACTTCctcagcatttttttttatattaaccAAACAATTCATACGGGCTAGGCCGATGATTTTCCATGTGAAAACTCTTAAGCTTCCATTTGAGGTTTTTTTCGTATATCGTCGAAATCCCGCTAGATGTAAACAGTTGAAATTTTTTGTAAACTTCCGTGCGCTCCGTATTCTTCCGGAACTTTGTTCATCCGTTGCCGTAACGACGGCATTGTTTATGTCGGCAGTAGTAGCCGGTCTCGGAGGTTAAACCCTCGCTTAACGGAGTTCTCCAGGCTGGCGTCTCAGCGAGGACAGTATTCAGCGTCTTGTCGTCGCCGGCTCCTGCTGGAGCTCCCCGGGTCTCCCCGGCCGTGTTGACTAACCCagcgtgtctccccccccctccccgggcaGCAGGAGGGCTTTGAGTTCAAGAAGCCCAACAGGCCAGTGTCCCGCTGCCGCGCCCGCTCCACCCACGGCGTCCAGTTCAAGGAGGCCTTCGCCCGCCGCCCCAACTCCGCCCCCGAACTCATGGTGAGTCCCCGCCGTCACATGACCCGGTACCCCGAACATGGTACCCCGACCCGGTAACTTGACCCTATTCCACGACCTGGTACAGAGACATGGTACCCCGACCTGATTGTGTACCCTGGTACCCTCACTACCCTGGTACAGTGACCCTTTTATTACGACCTGGTATTGTGACCCGGTGTCAAGAGCGGGTATCACAGGCTTGTACCGAGACCTGATACCATAATCTGGCACTATGACCTGGTACCCAAACCCGATACCTTGACCCGGTACTGCGACCCTGCGTCAAGACCGGACATCGCGGGGCGGTACCGAGACCTGATGACTGCCTACCCTGTAACTTTTATTTCTAAACGTGCCGTAACTGGTCTgcgtctcctcccccccccccccccagctctcccccaccctgcccCAGCGCCTGGAGTCCCCCGGCTATGACTCCAGCCCCGTGTTCGTGCGCCGCACCTCCCTGGCGGGCTCCGCCGGTAACCACGACTACGAGGAGGACGACGGCTTCCTGGACGTGTACGACGAGAGCGCCGAGGTGAGCCGTCGGAAGCGCTCGAACCCCGGGTTCCCGCGGCGGCGTTGGCGTCTCGCGGCGCTGTAACGAGGCGGTTGCGAACtgccgacctctgaccccgacTGACTGTTGTTTGCGTTTGGTTTCCAGGGCGACGTGGGCATGCCTCTCGGGATGGCCAGCCTGCTGACGGCGCCGCTGGTGGCTGACAAAATGGCGGACGACTCGGTAAGGACGATGTCGGTTAACTGGCTGATTAGGGAAAAAATCATCGctattattttggtcaatattgaaatcgcgagtttgaaaacatgatgcatttattcagcatctCTCAGCCAAAAAAAACCTTTAAACTGAGATGAACACACTGAGAACTTTAAAATATATCCCCTTAATTACACAAAATGTTAAAAAGcaaaataatgtataaatatgtattccGCAATTTCTAAAAACATTCAATGAATAAAAACCAATgtacttaaaaataataatcttttcAACTCTgagtttggagatcgtttgacccaGAAATCGGGTCAAACGATCGCACGGTCCTAGCATCCTTCCAATGCTTAACTAGATGACCACTAGTTTGTCTTGTGGTGGGACTTCAGGACAGACTTGTGAactgtttatgtattttttttttttggattccGCAGCCTGTGATTCGCTGTCGGCCGCGCGGCCTGTTCCGCTCCCCCTCCATGCCGAGCCCCGTGTCCCGCCACTCGGGGGCCAGGCTCCCCGTGAAGCGGTCCGAGTGTCCGCGGGACGAGTACACGCCCGTCTGTGTcaagaggaggcggagcctggcGGCCAGCCCCGACGCAGAGTCGCCCCGCATGGtacgaccccctccccccgcttgATTTGGATCCTAGCTTTCCAAAATGTTGAACTAGTATaaagtgcctttttttttttattgtgcatCTTTAATCAACTACGTTATTTGAGATGGTTGTCTTATTTTTATAGATTTTAGTCGGCGGTGCCTTATTCTAAATCGATGCACACCGTTTTGTAAAGCTACTTATTATATAAGGTCTTCTAGTGCAGTTTCGTATTAGAAGCAGCAGGACCtcacgcccccccctctcctctctctctcccccctccagaccGGACTGCTCCAGAGGTCCAAGTCCTTCTGCCAGACCTCGGACATCGAGAGACTGCTGGACGAGCAGGACTCCTCCACTGACCTCATCGGAGACTTCACCAAGGTACCCAGAACAGACACGTCTCCCCGGTGGTCACCCTCTTCTTCCGTTCTTAATGCAACGGTCGCCAGGTCGCTTGCCCAGCCTCAACTGTAGCGGTTGCCCCCGGCGACCAGACTTGGCCCGCTAATAAAAGCTCtgttgcacttggttctgttAAAAAATCAAAGAAGCCGTTGCGAGGTAATTAGTTACCAAGCAACTGTTGgctcattttttttcttttttaacagCGGGTTACATATCTGCATTATTTAGGttttaactagagctgtcaagcgattaaaatatttaatcgcattaatgtcatagttaactcgcgattaatcacaaattctttttctatgctaaatatcccttgattttttttgtcccataattcttctcattttaattctcttatcaacatggtgaagtgcatcggcttgccttgtgcaaatgattttttattgataacaacattggcatatactggcatataaaacaggacgatacaaaaaaagagcctatagtgcaattaaacgactgctttgaacaaatgtcatttgaacatagcagtcaggctactgcttctttgttttgagccaaagaaaaaaaaaaaagattttttttttattttttttaataaaataattgcgttaatcgcaatattttttttaacgccgttaaaattggtttgcgttaacgccgttaataacgcgtttaactgacagctctagttttaacATGTTCTTTTTGACAATTttgtaatcttttttttaaggcgaaatttcataGTTCTCAGTTACTAAGTGCTTTTTGGGAGAGACGGGCTGAATAATTcgaactcaaaaataatcgtttgaatcgtgattatgattattttttcATAATCCAGCAGCCCCACGAGGCACTGCTTCATGCTGGCCTCCCCTTTCTGTCCTTCGTGACACAATGACGCTACTGTACATTTGTAGCTTGACTGGAGTCTTATTTTGGTCTGTGTCTTGTGTCCTGCTCAGGCCCTGGCCATGCCCATCGTTGATGGGAAGCACCAGGACCTGAAGTACATCACCCCAGAAACGGTGAGAGCGCGGTCCACACCGTCGAAGCTAAAACTCTCCCGTCTTTTTATccttttttacttatttttattttttaatagaaTATAATTCTTTAGATGTCTAACGCCTGTCCTTGCTCGGGTCCTCAGATGGCGATGGCGATAAGCGGCCAGTTTAGCGAGCTGGTGGAGCATCTGATCGTCATCGATTGCCGCTACCCGTACGAGTTTGAGGGCGGCCACATCAAGGTGCGTGGGTCGTCCGTGAAGCCACAATGTCTCGTCGACATGCCTGGTTGGGACTCGTCCGACCGGTTACCCTCTTGGAGGGAGCGGTTTAAACGGACATGGACTTGTTGGGGCTGCGCTGTGTACAGATAGTATGTGAGAAGGGGGATGACTAAGGAGGCTGAGAACATTCCAGTAAAGTGAAAAATATGTATAAAAGCGACCTAGTTTTAGCTTCAATGCTTTCTTTGTGCAGAAGCATTTTTtttcgttatttatttttttgtcttgttCAAAGAACCAAGCACTTAAGCACTGAACTCCTTCAGCCCACTTAATGCTCACAAATAATGGATTATATGTGACTGAGGTATAGCTTGGGTTGTGTTTGCAGGTGACGCCATGATATGAAATTTGCACGTCCAGAGATGCAGTAAATAAGGTCCATTTAAAGGGGGCAAACTCCGGGACCTCACCCATTTCTAATCCATGGCTACGAGCCCTGGCGATcggtgtttaaaaaaaaaaaaaaaaaaacgtcaacctcgaccgatttttttttttttttttttttttttttgcggcgTTAAATTCGGAACACCCGGCACATTCCGGGCGCTTTTTCCTaacctccttcttcttctcctccgcccCTCTTCCAGGGGGCACTGAACTTCcaccaggaggagcaggtggaggaatTCCTGCTGCGCGTGCCCCTGGCGTCCCTCTCCGCGGAGCGCCGCGTGCTGGTGGTGTTCCACTGCGAGTTCTCCTCGGAGCGGGGGCCCCGCATGTGCCGCTTCGTGCGGGAGCGCGACCGCACGCTCAACGAGTACCCCAAGCTGCACTACCCCGAGCTCTACATCCTCAAGGGCGGCTACAAGGACTTCTTCCCCGACCACCAGGTGGGTCCGCCTCGACCAGAGGCCGTCGGCGATTTGGCCCCGTGGCCGAATGGCGGACATGTCGGTTCCGAACGCCGGCTAGCGAAATGTCGACCAGGCGACCCCGTCTTGGCTCCGAACGCTGGCCAGCGTTCGGAGCCAAGACGGGGTCGCCTGGTCGACATTTCGGTTCCAAATGCTAGCTTATCGCTTCGACCATTCTGACTGGAGGTTTGGTGTATCAAACTTTATCGATGTAGCGGTTGCCCTGGGGGAACGCCGCTGCTTCAGGGAGGGTTGGCGACGTGTTTATTCGGGGATAAGCGAAGGCCACGCTTTAGCACCGCTGCGGTTGGGATGTAAACGGGGCTCACCTAGTTGTCGTAGTAGCATGGATGTGTTGCCGTTCGTTAGCCACCAGCACCTGGTAGCCTCTCGTGAACCGGCGTCATGGCTAAAGGTAGAGTTCAACAAGAGTGCCACGCCCcagtctgacctttgaccccccccccccccttcgtacAGGAGCAGTGCGAGCCTCAGGCCTACCGGCCCATGCACCACGAGGACTTCAAGGACGACCTGCGACGCTTCCGCCTGCGCAGCCGCACCTGGGCCGGCGAGCGCAGCAAGCGGGAGCTGTACAGCCGCCTCAAGAAGCTatgagccgccgccgccgccgttgcgCAACATCAGCTACCACTAACTCCTCCCACGGCCGGCCTCCACCAATCCAACTGCCACTTTTTGGATTTCCCGGCAAAAGTTGCTAAACTATAGCaagattatatatttttttgatttgtacGTAAAAAAATTAGGGGTACACCCTGAGGATTTGACCCTCGCACCCTAGAGGAGTTCCTCGGgtaccctgtctgtgtgtgtatgtgtgtagcttttactttttttttttttaaggcgacgtgttttatagatatatatatttctctaaCCACAGGGTCCTACTGGTCGTACAATCCCTGCCGAGATCACGAGAATCTGCCATTTCAAACCAACACTGCTAAtctaccccccaaccccccccccccaatttcaAACCAACACTGCCAACCACACCCCTTCCATTTCTTTACCAAACTAAAATTGCAGAGATATCGTAGTTCAGTCTTTTTAATAGTTTTGTTTTAATTGTACATTTTCCCTCCTATTTAAGCACTTAATTTAAACACCATGGCTTTTTGTCTAACGCCACAATGCTAAattgaaaacaatgactcaatTTTTCCACCGGATGTCCCGACTTGGGTTTGAAGCAGAACTTCTGGTCCATTGAGACCCTTTTGTAAGGCCAGCTAAGCTACATGAACTTTGTAGTAATTTTgtcatctttttttgttttaaatgctgCGGGTCGGCAAGCAGTGAGTTGGTCTCTGAATGTGACCTTGTTCTGCTCTGACagccgtgttgccagattgggccagatatCCCgcacaatctggcaacacggtcTGGCAGCCGCGTTGGTGTTTTGAGGTCGTTTCCCCGCCTCCCTGTGATGTGTTGGTGTTCTGGTGCCATTAAAGATCCACGGTCTTTTATTTCGTGTCCCTGATGTTTTTTCCACTCGCTGGGCTAAATCTGCTTTTGAATTGTTGTGCAAGGGGGATTTTGACTTCACTAAGTTCACGTCCTCTCCACTATCACATGACTTCCTTACACAATGAGTAttgttgatatatatatattatattaatgagTCACTGGATATTTTCTTCCTAGCATGTTACTTTAAGCACAGCGGGAGCACGTTTCCTCTCTGCATCCCGTGCGAACACGGCGCGTCCTGTTTTTCAAATGTTCCCGGGCCCTGGTGCGACGCCAACACGTGCCGTCCCACGTAATCATGTTCTCACGCGCACGCATTCCTCTCAGCtgcgcggaggaggaggtgggcggagCTACTGATGAACGCATGTCGTTTGACGTTAGAAGAAGCGAGCGCGAGACCGATAGGAGCTGGCACGTGCCGTGAacatctgaccaatcaggagTCACGCTCTACTGGAACTCCTCCCAACCCGCTCACTGGAACCGCTGCCAAGGGTTTGAACTGCAGCGTGGTTCTCCCACTGTGCTGCTATTGGAAATGCCTTGTGTGCTTGTTTGCATTCCGATGAGGTTTTCTCCCGAAGGCCAGTGTCTTTTATTGGGCTACAGCCTGATCTCCTCACGCATTGTGCTCTGTTTGGGGGTAAACACGGCAACGTAGGAAAACTGACCTAACGCAGTCCCAAGGTTTTTTTAGCACAGGCGTCTCCCAAAGAGATTAAAATATGCTCGTGCAATAAAGGAGATAAGCATCCACATTTGACAGTCACATATTGAAATACAGTGATTGTgatcttcaaacacacacattggtgCACATAGAAACaagggaaaaacacaggattttaatagaaacaagtgccaagcattaaaaatcactaggttaacccattccctgtgtacaacaaagatagctaggctaagatgctacacaatgcttagcactatttttaagtgcaaggacgtacaacatacaacacgtgtgtacattaagtgtcaGAATGTACAAAACATTCagtaagtgtgtacattaagtgacATACAACACAAAATAAGTGCGTAGGAGGGGTGTGGGCCCTGTTTACGGGAGTAAGTGGGGTTTCGTCACTGCGGTTAGCATGTGTTTGGCGGGGGCCGCTTGTGGCCCAGCCCAGGGGTTGtatggggggtgtgtgtgtgtggcttgggTATACGAGCTGGTTCCTGTGTTTCCTAAGCCTCCTCGGGGACCCCCCCCTGGAGCTGCTGGACCAACACGGACCTCCTCCAGGCTCGGAGGGGGCCGTGGAGGGACTTCGGTGTGGTTGTTGGGTTTTTAGATGCAGATGCTCGATACTCAGCGGGGGACACAATGCACCGTCTGGCAGGCAGGAGGCATGCTGCTCTCGGCTCTCCTGGATGCTAATTAAAGGCTTAAAGCAAAGTGGAAGTGAACCCACAATGGGCGTTACACACTGAGTGGGCATCTTGGTGTTAAGCGCTCGCTGGGTGATGGGACTGAATGTGCTTGAGTTCCGCATTCAgttcagttctctctctctctctctctctctctctctctctctctctctctctctctctctctctctctctctctctctctctgtctaactcgctctctctatcttgttCCATAAacgactctccctctctcactccattgAAGGACtcgtgggcacacacacacacacacacacacacacacacacacacacacacacacacacacacacacacacacacacacacacacacacacagatagatcaGAAGTTTGCTCAAACTGAAAATGTCCCTCCCTCAGAACGAGGCAACATAGGCTCAGCGTGTCGTTTTGACCTTAGAACAGTTTACATAGCGAATCATTAAGCAGAGGGAAAATAATAAAGTTAAACGTGGATTAAATTGAAGATTTGTTTATGCACGCTGGTGGGAACCCATTATGCAAATAGTTAAATGCAAACATTGCAGTTGGAAAGTTTAAGTGTACTTGGCAACGAATCGATTCAAATTTGCATGCCGGCCCAGGGCAGAGTATCTGCTATCCTCTGTTATATGATCAACAAGTTATCTAccagatataataataattcccTCTATTCGTTCAATCTCTAGCACTGGACAGTGCATTAAAACAATGATACAGACCATACTATTTAGGTCGAAGGGCTAAAACATTGACAGCAATGAATCCACTATCGTTTATCGACCTTCCTCGATCTGCGTGAGGTTATCTAAGAGATATCTCCACCAAACCTTCTAGAGAGCATGGCTTCCTTTACCATGCTAATACCTCTCCAGCTATAGGCAGTTGTTCTCCCCCTCCAGCCTCCCCCCtttcccaccctctcctcccctcccctctctccccaccctagTTTCCCTTATTTCTCACAGGGTGCTGTGGGCCTGGACAAGGTGCTGCCCTGATCAAAGCTACCACActaacgcaggcacacacacacacacgcacacacacacacacacgcacgcacgcacgcacgcacgcacgcacgcacgcacgcacatacatacacgcacacaagcaaacatcacagacagacacttacCCCTGAACGCACTTACATacagtatcacacacacacacacgcacgcacacacgcacgcacgcacgcacacacacacacacacacacgcacagacacgcaaacatcTAAGACAGACACTTACCCCtaaacacacttacatacagtatcacacacacacacacacacacacacacacacacacacacacacacatacacacacacagacacgcaaacatcacagacacgcaaacatcacagacagacacttacccccaaacacacacttacatacagtaaaacacacacacacactttaacaatTCCTCCTCACACGGTCACACGCTGGGGTGGGAAACATCGACGGGGTGGCGTTTTCCCAGGGGGCTCTCTGGGGCCAGGCCTCACACGTTTTGAAATCAACTGTGATCATTTCGACCACAACCACGTCCTGTCTCTGttcagtgtttttttcttctttacagGAAGTGTGACTCAGCCAGTATTGCTCAAAGGTTCACCGCAATCGTGGAAAACTGCACTCATATTAACTGAGCTTTACTTTGTTCCAAATGATGGCTGTGTGATCTTGATTGCAGATATATAACACATTATATTCAGATCTTGATCTTATATCCCACCCCTACAAGCTCGTAGTTGCTCCGACAGTGACAGCATGCTTTGGCTGTCATCtccccaaatgtaaatgtaatgcaaaCGCAATCTCTGTTGGAGAAGTAGTTAATTCCGTGGTGTTATCTGATTCATGGTTACAAAACATGAACCGGAGCCCAAACGTGCAGAGGTCGCTTCACTGGAGCGGAGTTTCCTTTTGATTGAGGCCGTAACTAGGGTTAATCATTACGTTTAGCGGTAGTTTCAGTTCCAAAATGAATGTCTGAACTCCTACTAAATCTTTCCTTCTCTGCCGCGCCAACAGGCAGGCCTCCGTATGacgtgatgggggggggggaatcagcCCGGGTCTGGGCCGTTTAAATCCTTCTTTG encodes the following:
- the cdc25b gene encoding M-phase inducer phosphatase 2 isoform X1; this encodes MDSDLNTSPVGTPGNRRPDHLPGFATMSDQNTKTCTKNLFFSPSTAVLSPVTNLAFTMDHLGGLGGLCDTPKRDRPGPLMKVPSFASDVSSDAGLCMDSPSPMDALDMEETFERAIQKSSNVINGKMPIRRIQSLPVQFLSFSPELRGQAPDPKRFGVFAPLTPGDGHPEKENIPEQEGFEFKKPNRPVSRCRARSTHGVQFKEAFARRPNSAPELMLSPTLPQRLESPGYDSSPVFVRRTSLAGSAGNHDYEEDDGFLDVYDESAEGDVGMPLGMASLLTAPLVADKMADDSPVIRCRPRGLFRSPSMPSPVSRHSGARLPVKRSECPRDEYTPVCVKRRRSLAASPDAESPRMTGLLQRSKSFCQTSDIERLLDEQDSSTDLIGDFTKALAMPIVDGKHQDLKYITPETMAMAISGQFSELVEHLIVIDCRYPYEFEGGHIKGALNFHQEEQVEEFLLRVPLASLSAERRVLVVFHCEFSSERGPRMCRFVRERDRTLNEYPKLHYPELYILKGGYKDFFPDHQEQCEPQAYRPMHHEDFKDDLRRFRLRSRTWAGERSKRELYSRLKKL
- the cdc25b gene encoding M-phase inducer phosphatase 2 isoform X2; translated protein: MDSDLNTSPVGTPGNRRPDHLPGFATMSDQNTKTCTKNLFFSPSTAVLSPVTNLAFTMDHLGGLGGLCDTPKRDRPGPLMKVPSFASDVSSDAGLCMDSPSPMDALDMEETFERAIQKSSNVINGKMPIRRIQSLPVQFLSFSPELRGQAPDPKRFGVFAPLTPGDGHPEKENIPEEGFEFKKPNRPVSRCRARSTHGVQFKEAFARRPNSAPELMLSPTLPQRLESPGYDSSPVFVRRTSLAGSAGNHDYEEDDGFLDVYDESAEGDVGMPLGMASLLTAPLVADKMADDSPVIRCRPRGLFRSPSMPSPVSRHSGARLPVKRSECPRDEYTPVCVKRRRSLAASPDAESPRMTGLLQRSKSFCQTSDIERLLDEQDSSTDLIGDFTKALAMPIVDGKHQDLKYITPETMAMAISGQFSELVEHLIVIDCRYPYEFEGGHIKGALNFHQEEQVEEFLLRVPLASLSAERRVLVVFHCEFSSERGPRMCRFVRERDRTLNEYPKLHYPELYILKGGYKDFFPDHQEQCEPQAYRPMHHEDFKDDLRRFRLRSRTWAGERSKRELYSRLKKL